The following are encoded together in the Argopecten irradians isolate NY chromosome 5, Ai_NY, whole genome shotgun sequence genome:
- the LOC138323692 gene encoding uncharacterized protein: MASKKRNASSSAFVDSIDVLLKTLEDIERKNVHMQKLCCARKSLFRPWPRKRDCDKDTAGKDGDNVQSNDQGQDTLTPAEKSEIALMDKMLNKAQKAMEVQQRIKESGRKQRPTQHKKHDNENTKPGSVKTQDLVKSDPVAPPINNLTRKPGNEKITNPGKGTNSKLLGDQFASKSVTTRQNPGQSLQGRSGGRGSSGAGMRGGKKVKAAHLTAPFQTNPRLAVPKRHVEKRISSGAKCKTVIPKSSSVVSKKSTISEQNSHIQKHTGKDDPKIVKDEDLPEETSDSMDEDRVCDDRMSAHNSSIESDHSKEQEEETPLVTKNSIEGSSVTQDLSNLKITADTDVKEKEDRFCLLTDGKKLSIPGKLRRLYANNVRLREKIKLQGITQKVDVCTSRQQFVSKVESMFELNEAQSVGRKVSVLTNIYTNLLQILSDLDLRDTANSWSCYDVLRAKNLVEFILTVFYKTEEERLKFNPDVLSGISSEGRQPRVTITSPEPSVTSQFWSPTFLKMDPYVYNVLSRPHSCLQYKNSKDLDRYMALVFQIQFEQLQLRLLETIATEVLPSLRCRNYKPGETVWIFRSLYSILTSNMSFPVIVKDTIQELEESPENT, from the exons ATGGCTTCCAAGAAGAGAAATGCCAGTTCATCTGCTTTCGTCGATAG CATTGATGTTTTACTGAAGACACTTGAAGACATAGAAAGGAAAAATGTTCACATGCAGAAGCTCTGCTGTGCAAGAAAAAGCCTGTTCAGACCTTG gCCACGGAAAAGGGATTGTGACAAAGACACAGCTGGCAAAGATGGTGACAATGTCCAATCTAATGACCAAGGTCAAG ATACCTTGACACCTGCTGAAAAGTCTGAAATAGCGTTGATGGACAAGATGTTGAACAAGGCACAGAAAGCCATGGAAGTACAGCAAAGA ATTAAAGAATCTGGACGGAAACAAAGACCAACCCAACACAAGAAACACGATAATGAGAACACAAAACCGGGATCAGTAAAAACTCAGGATCTTGTAAAATCTGATCCTGTAGCACCTCCAATCAACAATCTTACTAGAAAaccaggaaatgaaaaaattacAAATCCAGGGAAAGGAACTAACTCTAAACTTCTGGGGGATCAATTTGCTTCTAAATCTGTAACTACACGCCAAAATCCAGGTCAAAGTCTACAGGGTAGGTCTGGTGGGAGAGGTTCTTCAGGTGCAGGAATGCGAGGAGGGAAGAAAGTGAAGGCTGCTCATCTAACGGCACCATTCCAAACAAATCCACGCCTGGCGGTGCCAAAACGGCATGTAGAAAAGCGTATATCTTCTGGAGCAAAGTGTAAAACAGTTATACCAAAATCATCATCTGTCGTATCCAAGAAATCAACTATTTCTGAACAGAATTCTCATATACAAAAACACACCGGAAAGGATGATCCTAAAATTGTAAAAGATGAGGACCTTCCAGAGGAAACATCAGACTCAATGGATGAAGATAGGGTTTGTGATGACAGAATGTCAGCTCACAATAGTAGTATAGAATCAGATCATTCAAAAGAACAGGAAGAAGAGACACCTCTGGTTACAAAGAACTCTATAGAAGGATCTAGTGTGACACAGGACCTCAGTAACCTCAAAATAACAGCAGATACTGACGTCAAGGAAAAGGAAGACAGATTTTGTCTATTAACTGATGG aaaaaagcTCTCCATACCTGGGAAACTCCGAAGATTGTATGCCAATAATGTCAGATTACGAGAGAAGATCAAACTTCAGGGGATCACACAAAAGGTGGACGTCTGTACCAGTCGCCAGCAGTTTGTGTCCAAAGTCGAGTCAATG tttgaGCTGAATGAAGCCCAGAGTGTAGGAAGGAAAGTGTCGGTCTTAACCAACATCTACACAAACCTTCTACAGATACTCAGCGACCTAGACCTACGTGACACAG CAAATTCCTGGTCCTGTTATGACGTGTTGAGAGCAAAAAATCTTGTCGAGTTCATATTGACTGTATTCTACAAAACTGAGGAAGAACGTTTGAAATTTAATCCAG ATGTGCTATCAGGCATCTCCAGTGAGGGGAGACAACCCAGGGTTACAATTACATCGCCAGAGCCTTCTGTTACTTCACAATTTTGGTCACCAACTTTTCTCAAAATGG ATCCATatgtttacaatgttttgtcAAGGCCACATAGCTGCTTGCAGTACAAGAACTCAAAAGACCTTGACAGATACATGGCTCTTGTTTTCCAAATCCAATTTGAACAACTACAGCTGAGACTTTTGGAAACCATAGCAACAGAAGTGTTACCATCATTGAGATGTAGAAACTACAAACCTGG